One region of Fragaria vesca subsp. vesca linkage group LG4, FraVesHawaii_1.0, whole genome shotgun sequence genomic DNA includes:
- the LOC101303987 gene encoding ribulose bisphosphate carboxylase small chain, chloroplastic-like yields the protein MFLYKSHCAVFFVKQKMSASIFKSPVPASGYVGLATSPSKIFPAKDSIGWTKKTVSNCSRTCCMKSWNPINNKKFETLSYLPPLSDDSIAKEIDYMLKKGWIPCLEFDEVGYVQRENSRMPGYYDGRYWTLWKLPMFGCIDPSLVLNEIQECKKTYPNAYIRCVAFDNQNQGQCMAFIIQKPNIAATTSA from the exons ATGTTTCTTTACAAATCACACTGTGCTGTGTTCTTTGTTAAACAGAAGATGTCTGCTTCTATCTTCAAATCTCCTGTTCCTGCATCTGGTTACGTTGGCTTAGCAACCAGCCCTTCCAAAATTTTCCCAGCTAAAGACTCTATCGGATGGACCAAGAAAACTGTCTCCAATTGTTCAAGAACTTGCTGCATGAAG TCATGGAATCCGATCAACAACAAGAAGTTTGAAACTTTGTCTTACCTCCCACCACTCTCTGATGATTCAATTGCAAAGGAGATTGACTACATGCTCAAGAAGGGGTGGATCCCTTGCCTTGAATTTGACGAG GTGGGATATGTTCAAAGGGAGAATAGCAGGATGCCAGGGTACTATGATGGAAGATATTGGACGTTGTGGAAGCTACCCATGTTTGGTTGCATTGACCCTTCTCTGGTGCTCAATGAAATCCAAGAGTGCAAGAAAACGTACCCAAATGCTTATATACGTTGTGTAGCATTTGACAACCAGAACCAGGGTCAGTGCATGGCCTTTATCATTCAGAAGCCAAACATTGCAGCCACCACCAGTGCTTGA
- the LOC101304270 gene encoding uncharacterized protein LOC101304270 — protein sequence MADRERERDRDRDRERIRDRDRDRDRRRDRDDRDRDRDRDRDRVRSKRSRTPERTRARHTRSRTRSPDQYHSRSLSRSRTPEDRSHRRRHHHHRSPSPESRKRARREPTVEAEKDRQKAVSEFVEGVAKEQPNNGGGEGGGADEDEIEMMKKLGIPVGFDSTKGKPVPGADVSGVRAVTKRQPRQYMNRRGGFNRPLPAERNR from the coding sequence ATGGCAGACCGAGAAAGAGAGCGAGACAGAGACCGTGACCGTGAGAGAATCCGAGACCGCGACCGAGACAGAGACCGACGCCGTGACCGTGACGACCGTGATCGCGACCGTGACCGTGACCGTGACCGTGTCCGGAGCAAGAGGTCGCGTACGCCGGAGCGCACCAGAGCACGCCACACTCGCTCCCGCACGCGCTCGCCGGACCAATACCACTCACGCTCCCTCTCCCGCTCCCGCACTCCCGAAGACCGCTCCCACCGGCGCCGCCACCACCACCACCGCAGCCCCTCCCCGGAGTCGCGGAAGCGAGCTCGGCGCGAGCCGACGGTAGAGGCCGAGAAGGACCGGCAGAAGGCGGTGTCGGAATTCGTGGAGGGGGTTGCGAAGGAGCAGCCGAACAACGGTGGCGGAGAGGGCGGCGGTGCGGACGAGGACGAGATTGAGATGATGAAGAAGCTAGGGATTCCGGTAGGGTTTGATTCTACGAAAGGGAAGCCGGTGCCCGGCGCCGATGTGAGTGGTGTTAGGGCCGTCACGAAGCGCCAGCCGAGACAGTACATGAACCGCCGCGGTGGATTTAACCGGCCATTGCCTGCAGAGCGCAATCGCTAG
- the LOC101295126 gene encoding uncharacterized protein LOC101295126 has product MDAYAGYNQVMIDVTDEEHTMFTTDKGVYYYKRMLFGLKNAGATYQRLMNKMFVKKLGVTMEVYVDDMLVKRLTVVNHVADLQTVFDIVLVGMRLNPEKCLFGVVKGKFLGHVISRQGIEANPKKVQAILDMEVPKLRSEVQSLTGKIAALARNDDVVELPMYYVGKGFTLAESRYPDIEKLALLPSSFHHPVAIKGQAAADFISKLTPMKNDEELPKNDQSEVTKAPPRGRTELEALAQEIGIKRVQVFSDSQLVVNQGGGIFEAKEPQLSSYQALAKAFLHKFESATITQVPKKENSNADALARLATRQQNDLGDLCHHHWP; this is encoded by the exons ATGGACGCTTATGCTGGGTACAATCAAGTTATGATAGACGTGACGGATGAAGAGCATACCATGTTCACCACCGACAAGGGAGTGTACTATTACAAGAGAATGTTGTTCGGTCTAAAGAACGCGGGTGCAACCTACCAACGCCTGATGAATAAGATGTTTGTCAAGAAACTTGGAGTAACCATGGAGGTGTATGTGGATGACATGCTGGTAAAAAGGCTTACCGTAGTCAACCATGTAGCTGACTTGCAGACGGTCTTTGACATCGTCCTTGTTGGGATGAGACTGAACCCGGAGAAGTGCCTGTTTGGAGTCGTTAAAGGGAAATTCCTGGGTCATGTAATAAGCAGGCAGGGAATTGAAGCAAACCCGAAGAAGGTTCAGGCCATATTAGATATGGAGGTCCCCAAGCTCAGGAGTGAGGTGCAGTCCCTGACAGGCAAGATAGCGGCCCTCGCTAG GAATGACGATGTCGTCGAGCTCCCGATGTATTACGTGGGAAAGGGCTTCACCTTGGCCGAGAGTAGGTACCCGGACATTGAAAAGTTGGCATTACTTCCAAGCTCATTCCATCACCCT GTAGCCATCAAAGGGCAAGCGGCTGCAGACTTCATCTCGAAGCTTACGCCCATGAAGAATGATGAAGAGCTCCCTAAGAATGATCAATCTGAAGTAACAAAGGCCCCCCCTAGAGGCAGAACCGAGTTGGAAGCT TTGGCACAAGAAATTGGGATAAAGCGTGTACAAGTATTCAGTGACTCGCAACTGGTAGTGAACCAGGGCGGCGGGATCTTTGAGGCCAAGGAGCCACAGTTGAGTTCCTACCAGGCACTGGCAAAGGCTTTCCTGCACAAGTTCGAATCGGCAACGATCACTCAGGTCCCCAAGAAGGAGAATAGTAATGCGGATGCCTTGGCAAGGCTAGCCACCCGTCAACAAAACGATCTTGGAGATCTTTGCCATCACCACTGGCCCTAG